A single Gambusia affinis linkage group LG20, SWU_Gaff_1.0, whole genome shotgun sequence DNA region contains:
- the calcoco2 gene encoding calcium-binding and coiled-coil domain-containing protein 2, protein METSPEAAAAAAATDPPARTFSQVVFIDIPYSYPPSSPITCRFTLNAAFQPNPRDWVGIFKVGWSSTKDYHTFVWVEAVHDAQLPEMRQAVFKEYYLPKDEIEYYQFCYIDSSGQVRGASTPFCFKNPSEQNTESIADDDLLVITTQEHVEQSQREKAELQKQLDLMRAENETLKSALLKDQNEISSSKDQNDQTEAEMAKLIKEMDQVKEHNEKLKNTLQLQMKENDRLKEEMVIEMTKRMEIQKQNSTEQEKLSSLSSRSNEEKYDRAVMKINQMKEEREELKGKLDAQSDEISKLKAKLREAERELTNALDRFQLQQVDLQSTTKEKDRISLELQKLQSVKGNMDEVRRENQELSRRLSQQDSLERAPKDDLTAQCQTLSMQLQDAQAKLLAEREETRAVTRQCEFTENELRDVKEQLTGLARTCEMEQRQTSKFEMQARELNKMLADKDISIQEKEHEIRLVKQERDELSREVQVLKGDVERLRSHYANLTSPVAEEMPYLQPDPIVAGSDIPAVHDQQDILGQQEHIYNTIDSLLVTPDEEPALVCRHCRESFPGITHPELEQHEQSHRVCPFCTMICDSMEQSIFEDHVYGHEL, encoded by the exons ATGGAGACCTCcccagaggcagcagcagcagcagcagcgactgATCCCCCGGCTCGCACCTTCTCTCAGGTGGTCTTCATCGATATCCCGTACTCATACCCGCCTTCCAGCCCCATCACCTGCCGCTTTACTCTCAATGCTGCCTTCCAGCCAAATCCCAGGGACTGGGTGGGCATCTTCAAG GTGGGGTGGAGCTCAACAAAGGATTATCACACATTTGTGTGGGTGGAGGCAGTCCATGATGCTCAACTGCCAGAGATGAGACAAGCTGTGTTTAAAG AGTACTACCTGCCTAAAGACGAGATCGAGTACTACCAGTTCTGCTACATTGACAGCAGCGGGCAGGTCCGAGGAGCCAGCACTCCTTTCTGTTTCAAAAATCCatcagaacaaaacacagagagcaTCGCAGACGATGACCTGCTGGTGATCACCACTCAG GAGCATGTTGAACAGAGTCAACGTGAGAAAGCTGAGCTGCAGAAGCAGCTGGATCTGATGAGAGCAGAAAACGAAACCTTAAAAAGCGCCTTGCTGAAGGATCAGAATGAGATCAGCAGCTCCAAG GACCAGAACGACCAGACAGAGGCAGAAATGGCCAAACTGATCAAAGAAATGGATCAGGTGAAGGAGCACAATGAAAAACTCAAGAACACACTGCAGCTGCAGATGAAGGAGAACGACCGCTTAAAG GAGGAGATGGTGATTGAAATGACCAAGCGGATGGAAATCCAGAAACAAAACTCCACAGAGCAGGAAAAACTGAGCTCTTTGTCATCTAGAAGTAATGAG GAGAAATATGATCGAGCAGTGATGAAGATCAATCAGATGAAAGAGGAGCGCGAGGAGCTGAAAGGGAAGCTTGATGCACAAAGTGATGAGATTTCCAA ACTGAAAGCGAAACTCAGAGAAGCAGAGCGGGAGTTGACAAACGCATTGGACCGCTTTCAGCTCCAGCAG GTCGATCTCCAGAGCACCACCAAAGAGAAGGATCGGATCTCTCTAGAACTGCAAAAGCTGCAAAGCGTCAAAGGCAACATGGACGAAGTGAGAAGGGAGAACCAGGAATTGAGCAGGAGGCTTTCACAGCAAGACTCACTGGAGAGGGCTCCAAAGGATGACCTCACG GCGCAGTGTCAGACTCTCTCCATGCAGCTGCAGGATGCGCAGGCGAAGCTGCTGGCCGAGAGGGAGGAGACGAGGGCCGTCACCAGGCAATGTGAGTTCACAGAAAACGAGCTGCGGGACGTCAAGGAGCAGCTAACGGGTTTAGCCAGAACATGCGAGATGGAGCAACGCCAAACCAGCAAATTTGAG ATGCAGGCCAGGGAGTTGAATAAAATGTTGGCAGATAAGGACATCTCCATTCAAGAGAAGGAACATGAGATCAGGCTGGTCAAACAAGAGAGAGATGAGCTCAGCAGAGAAGTCCAG GTTCTCAAAGGTGACGTCGAGAGGCTTCGCTCACATTACGCAAACCTCACCTCGCCTGTGGCTGAAGAGATGCCCTACTTGCAGCCAGACCCCATCGTAGCAGGGAGCGACATTCCTGCCGTCCATGACCAGCAGGACATCCTGGGTCAGCAGGAGCACATATACAACACCATAG ATAGCTTGCTGGTAACACCAGATGAAGAG